The DNA sequence AGTACGCCGCACCCGTGGCCAGCGCCCAGCTCAAAAGCTCGCTGCTCCTGGCCGGCCTCACGGCCGAAGGCGTCACGGCCGTAACCGAGCCCATGAAGAGCCGCGACCACACCGAACGCTTCCTCGCGCGCTTCGGCGCCGACATCGAAGTCGACGGCCTCACCGTGAGGGTGAGGGGAGGGCGGGAGCTTACGGGCTGCGAAGTGACGGTGCCGGGAGACATATCCTCGGCCGCCTTCCTGCTCGTAGCCGCGCTGATCACGCCGGGCTCGGACCTTCTCGTAAGGAATGTGGGCGTAAACCCCACGCGCACCGGCATCCTCGACATACTGGGGAAGATGGGAGCCCGTATCGAGACATCGGAGCTGCGCGATGAGGGCTTCGAGCCCTCGGCCTCCATACGCGCAAGGACATCGAAGCTTCACGGCGCCGCCATAGGCGGCGCCGAGCTGCTGCCCGCCATCGACGAGTTCCCCGTCATATGTGTGGCCGCGGCCCTGGCCGAGGGGGTGACCGTCATAAGCGGCGCTTCCGAGCTTCGCGTGAAGGAGAGCGACAGGATAGCCGTCATGGCCTCGGCGCTCTCCTCCCTCGGCGTAAAGGTGGAAGAGCGCAGCGACGGACTGGTGATCGAGGGCGTGGGCTCAGGGCGCGGCGCCCTCGGACACGCCCGCATCGACAGCCGCGGCGACCACCGCGTGGCCATGGCCATGGCCGTCGCCGGTCTGGCAAGCCCCGGCGGCGTGACAATCGACGACGCGGACTGCGCCGACGTATCCTTCCCGGGCTTCTTCGACCTGCTCGAAGAGATTGGGGGCTGACGGACGTGACCGGTAAAAAAAGGCCCGTCATAGCCGTCGACGGCCCGAGCGGCGTGGGCAAGAGCACGACGAGTTCGCTCCTTGCCCGGCGCCTCGGCCTCGACTACGTGGACACGGGGGCCATGTACAGGGCCGTCGCCGTCGCCGCCGCCGATGCGGCCGTCGACATCGACGACGACGCGGCGCTCGAGGCCTTCTGTGAAGGCCTCGACATCACCTACGACGGCCGCAGCGGCAAGACGTTCGTAAACGGCGAGGACTTCTCCTCCAGGATCCGCGAACACCACGTGGGAGAGCTCGCCTCGAAGACATCGGCCAGGGCGCCCGTGCGCCGCATGCTCACGGCGCTCTTTCGCCGCATCGCCTCCGGCGGCGGGGTGGTCATGGAGGGACGCGACATAGGCACCGTCGTGCTGCCCCACGCGGACTTCAAGTTCTTTCTCACGGCCGACCCGGCCGAACGCGCCAGGAGAAGACACGCGGAGATGGCCGGAAAGGACGCCGCCCCGGACCTCGACAGCGTGAGGGCCGCCATAATGGAGCGCGACGCAAGGGACGCCTCCCGCGCCGACGCCCCGCTTCTCAAGGCCGACGACGCCGTGCTCCTGGACACCACCGCCATCGACGCCGAGGCCGTCGTGGCGAAGATGATCGAAGTTATAGAGAAAGGACGGCCGTCTTGGAGATAATAGTGGCAAGGGCCTCGGGCTTCTGCTTCGGCGTGAAGCGGGCCATAAACCTCGCCGAGAAACGCTCCGCCCTCGGCGACGGCGAGATATATACGCTGGGGCCGATAATACACAACCCACAGGTCGTGAAGAGGATGGAAGAGATGGGGGTGCGCGTGAAGTCGAGCGTCGGCGAGATAGAGGGCGGCACCGTCATAATAAGAAGCCACGGCGTCACCTACGAAGACCTCAAGGCCGCCTCGTCCAAGGGGCTCGAGGTGCTCGACGCCACCTGCCCCTTCGTCAAGAAGGCCCAGGCCCTCGTCTCCTCGCTCTCGGGGGAGGGCTACTTCGTCGTCATAGTGGGAGAGAAGGAGCACCCCGAGGTCAAGGGGCTCGTCAGCTACGGCGGCGGCGATATCATGGTGGCAGGCTCCGCCGGGGATCTCGACGGCATGGCGCGGAAAAAGAAGATCGGCATCGTGGCCCAGACCACGGTCCCGCACACGAAGCTCGTAGAGGTGACGGGCCGGTGCCTGGCCCTGGCACAGGAGATCAAGGTCTACAACACCATATGCGACGCCACGAGCGTGCGCCAGCGCGAGAGCATCGAGATAGCCCGTGAGGTGGACTGCATGTTCGTCGTGGGCGGGCGCAACAGCGCGAACACCAGGCGCCTGGCCGAGGTGTGCCGCTCCATCCGGCCGTCCACCCATCACATAGAGGTCGCCTCCGAGATCGAGCCCCGCTGGATCGAGGGCGCCGGAAAGGTGGGGGTGACGGCCGGCGCCTCCACGCCCCAGTGGATAATCAGGGAGGTCGTCGACAGGATCGCCTCCATCGGCGCCGGAGGACGGTAAGGGTACAAACCGTTACTTTCCTTGAAAAAAAAGTCTCTTAATTGATTTGCACTTTGCCTGCTACTGTGGTATCGTGACAGATATAAACAACAAATCAGGGGGATTGACTTGATGATGGTTGACGAGGAGAAGTCTCAGGGAGAGGGCCTTGAGACCAATTTTGCAAAGCTCTTCGAGAGCAGCGTCCAGGAGATAAAGGTCGGCGATGTCGTAACCGGAAGGGTTATTCAGATATTGGACGATACGGTCATGGTCGACATCGGCTCCAAGTCGGAGGGACGGGTGCGTCTCGACGAGTTCAAGGGGCCCGACGGCAAGCCCACCATCAAGGAGGGCGACGAGATCAAGGTCCTGCTCCTGAAGTGGGAGGACGAGAACGGTTTCGCCGTGCTCTCCAAGACCAAGGCCGATCAGCTCAAGGTCTGGGACGAGATAGTCGAGCGCTTCGACAAGGGAGAGAACATAGAGGGCGTCATCTCTCAGAAAATAAAGGGCGGTTTCTACGTGGACATCGACGGCGTCACCGCCTTCCTGCCCAACTCGCAGGTGGACCTCAAGCCCGTCAGAAACCCCGACGACTACATAGGCAAGAGGTTCGAGTTCAGGATACTCAAGTACAGCCGCCGCAAGAACAACGTCATCGTCTCGCGCCGCAAGATACTCGAGGAGGAGCGCGAGAGGCTGCGCGCCGAAACGCTCTCGAAGCTCGAGGAGGGCATGATCATGAAGGGTGTGGTCAAGAACATCACCGACTACGGCGCCTTCGTGGACCTGGGCGGCATAGACGGCCTCATACACCTGACCGACATGTCGTGGGGCAAGATAACCCACCCCTCCAACATACTGAGCGTCGGCGACGAGGTGAACGTGAAGGTCCTCAAGTTCAACCGCGAGGACGAGAAGATATCGCTGGGGCTTAAGCAGACCATGCCAGACCCCTGGCTCACGGTCGACGAAAAGTACAGCGTCGGAGACCGCGTGGAGGGACGGGTCGTCAACATCACCGACTACGGCGCCTTCGTGGAGCTCGAGGAGGGGCTCGAGGGTCTCGTCCACATCTCCGAGATGTCGTGGACCAAGATCCGCCATCCCTCGCAGAAACTCAAACCCGGGGACCGCGTGGAGGTCATGATCCTCAACATAGACGCCGCGAACAGGCGCATATCGCTGGGACTGAAGCAGGTGGAGCCCAACCCCTGGGACGAGATCGTGCGCAAGTACCCCAAGGGCTCCATAGTGAGGGGTGTGGTCAAGAACATCACCGATTTCGGCGTCTTCGTGGGCGTGGAGGAGGGTATTGACGGCCTCATCCACATCTCCGACCTCTCGTGGAAGAAGGTCAAGCACCCCTCGGAGCTCTTCACCAAGGGCCAGGAGGTGGAGGCCATGGTGCTCAACATAGACCGCGACGCCGAGCGCTTTTCGCTGAGCACCAAGGCCGTGGAGGCCAATCCCTGGGAAGGTGTCGAGGAGCGCTACAGACCCGGCATGATCGTCGAAGGCGTAGTCACGGGCCTGGCCGACTTCGGGGCCTTCGTCGAGATCGAGGACGGCCTCGAGGGGCTCGTTCACGTCTCCGAGCTCAACAGGGGCAGGCAGCAGTGCGGCGACATCAAGGTGGGCGACCACGTGGCGGTCGAGGTCCTCAACGTGGCCCCGCTGGACAGGAAGATCGCCCTGAGCATACGCGACGTGCTCGTCGAGCCCGAGCAGGAGCAGGCCGAGGCCGAGACGGAGGCGGCCGGGGAGGAAGACGCCGAGTCCTAAGGGAGCCGTCCCCCGGTGCGCACCTGCGCTGCGGACCCGGCGTAGCCGACGATGAGAAAGCCCGGATTCGTCAAGAACCTGCTGGCCGCGGTGGGCGCCGCCTTCGTGGCGCTGCTCGTGCTGTCCGTACTCGTGGCGGTCGTCACCGGCGGCGAGGGCGGCTTCGGAGACAAGGTCGCCGTCGTGACAATCGAGGGGCTCATAGCCGACTCTACGGAGACGACGAGGCTCCTCGGTGAGCTCGCAAGGCGCGACGACGTGAAGGCCGTGGTCCTGAGGATAAACTCGCCGGGCGGAGGCGTGGGCCCCTCACAGGAGATACACCGCGAGGTCCAGAAGCTCAAGCAGAAAAAGAAGGTCGTCGCCTCCATGGGGGCGCTCGCCGCTTCGGGCGGCTACTACATCGCCTCGGCGGCCCACATGATCGTCGCCAATCCCGGCACCATAACGGGCAGCATCGGCGTCATAATCGAGTTCGTCAACGCCAGGGAGCTGCTCGCCAGGATCGGCCTCAAGGGGGTCGTCATCAAGAGCGGCCCCTTCAAGGACGCGGGCTCGCCGGTCCGCGAGATGACCGACGAGGAGAAGAGGCTGCTCCAGGCCGTGGTCGACGACGTGCATAGCCAGTTCGTCGACGCCGTGGCCGAGGGCAGGGGACTTGAGCGGGCCGAGGTGGAAAAGCTCGCCGACGGCCGCATCTTTTCAGGACTCCAGGCAAAGGCCCTGGGCCTTGTGGACAGGCTCGGAAACCTGAGCGACGCCGTAAGGCTCGGCTCCGAGCTCGCCGGAATCTCCGGCGAGCCGTCCGTCATCTACCCCGACCGCCGTCTCGGCGGTCTGTGGCGGGCCCTGCTCGGCGACGGCGCCTCGGCTCTCGCCCGCTACCTCGGCTTCGGCGGCGGAGGCCTCCGCATCCTCTACCTCATGGGCCGCCACAACTCCTTCGGCGTCGGCTGAACCGCGCCGGCCCGGGACCGGCCGACCGTCACCGCCGGTGGGGACGCCGGACGCATCCCTTGCGAGCGACCCTGAGAGCACGATCTTCTCACACTTCGAGGGCCGGGCGACTTGTTCTTGTTTGGAGTCTTCTTGAAGAAGAGGGGGGAAGAAGCCGTACGAGGCTTCGCAGGTCCCGGCAAGCCGCCTTCGCCACGGCAGGTACGGTTCTTAATCAAGCAGGAGGGGTCTTATGACCAAAAGCGAACTTATCGAGGCGGTATCCTCCAAGGTTGAGAATTTCTCGCGCAAGGACATCGAGGTCATCGTGGACACGCTCTTCGGGAGCATGACCGAAAGCCTGGCAAAGGGCGAAAAGATAGAAATACGGGGCTTCGGCAGCTTCAAGGTCAAGGAGCGCGACGGCCGCGTGGGCCGCAACCCCAAGTCCGGCGAATCGATCTACATAGAATCCAAACGGGTACCCTTCTTCAAGGCGGGAAAAGAACTCAAGGAGAGGGTCAACAGGTAGACGCCCCGCCCCCGCGTGGTGCTCGCGGGTCCTGGAGGAAGAGTCCTCGCCCTTTACCAATCTCTTGCCGCTGCGAGGCCCCCATGCGGCGTGTCTACCGGGAAGGCCGAGTGTCAGGCTATGAAGCAGTTATGGGCCCCCTGGCGCCTTCAATACATCGCTGAGGCCGACAGGCAGCCGCCTCGATGCATATTCTGCGACGCGGCGTCGGCCGGCCCGCCTGGTTCCGACGGACTGGTGCTGCGCCGCGAGGCGCTCGCAACGGTCATGCTCAACAAATACCCCTACAGCAACGGCCACATCCTCATCGCCCCCGCAAGCCACAAGGCCGCCGTCGAGGACCTCGACGGCGACGAGTCGGCCTCGCTCTTCAGCCTCGTCCAGAGGTCCGTCTCCGTGCTCAAGGAGGCCTTCAGCCCCGACGGCTTCAACATAGGCATGAACCTCGGCAACGCGGCCGGCGCGGGCATCGAGGACCACCTCCATGTGCACGTCGTTCCGCGCTGGGGCGGTGACACAAACTTCATGCCCGTGCTCGCCGACACGCGCGTCATCCCCCAGCACCTCGAGGAGACGGCCCGCCTGCTCAGACCGCGCTTCGGCGACTGACACCGCTCAACCACGCCGGGGGAGACTTTCTGCAGAAGGGCCATAGGCCCCACGTTCTCCCCGCGGCGCCCTCGTATGTCATTCGGCTGCTTGGCGGTCCTCCGGAGGTTCGGCCCGCGCCAGGCGGGATTTTTTACGCCTTTGCGGCCCGAACCTCCGGAGGACCGCCCCGCCTGGCGGCTGATGCGGGCAAGACACCCCCTTCAAAGACTTTCAGTTCCCTGCGGATCACCCCGATTTTGCTTGCAAAACCGGGATGATCCGCAGGGCGTTAAAAGTTTTTGGAGGGAGTCTGAGGGAACCTTTTTACAAAAAGGTTCCCTCAGTGCTTTTTTGCTTGACAACCCCATGCGTTTGTATTAAAAGGGACGCTCCAAAAACAAACCACACCACTTCCGTGACTGACGGGGAATAAGGTGGGGCACCACCGGGGAGCGGAAGTAATAACGAGCCGACCGTCTGGGCACTAACAACGGAAACAGTCCCATCCTGTTTTTTAGCGCCTTGGACGGTTTTTTTGTCGGCCGGGCTACGGCGCCCGAGTCCCCGCCAGGCGGGACGGCGCCCGTGTTCACGAGTAAGCAAAGAGGAGGTTGTACCCATGTCTGAAAAGATTATCTACACGGCCGTGGACGAGGCTCCCATGCTCGCCACCCACTCGCTGCTCCCCATAATAAGGGCCTATGCGGCCAAGGCCGGGATCGAGGTCGAGACAAAGGACATCTCCCTTGCCGGCAGGATACTGGCAAACTTCCCCGAATGCCTCACCGAGGAACAGAGGGTGCCCGACGACCTCGCCCTCCTCGGCGAGCTCGTCAAGAAGCCGGAGGCCAACATCATAAAGCTGCCCAACATCAGCGCTTCCGTGCCCCAGCTCAAGGCGGCCATAAAGGAACTCCAGAGCCAGGGCTACAACGTGCCCGACTACCCTGAGGAGCCCAGGGACGACAAGGAGCGGGAGATCAAGGCCCGCTACGGCAAGGTGCTCGGCAGCGCCGTCAACCCCGTGCTCAGGGAGGGGAACTCGGACCGCAGGGCCGCAAAGGCCGTAAAGGACTACGCCAGGAAGAATCCCCACCGCATGGCCCCCTGGAGCCCCGACTCCAAGGCCCACGTGGCCCACATGAGCGGCGGCGACTTCTTCGGCGGCGAGAAGTCCACGACCGTGCCCGAGGCCACGGAGTTCAGGATAGAGTTCGTCTCCGACGACGGCGGGACGACGGAGCTGAGAAAGAGCGCCCCCCTTCTCGCCGGCGAGGTCATCGACGCCTCGGTCATGAGCCGCAAGGCGCTGAGGGACTTCCTCGCCGAGCAGATCGAGGACGCCAGGCAGCGGGACGTCCTCTTCTCCATACACCTCAAGGCTACGATGATGAAGGTCTCCGACCCCATCATCTTCGGCCACGCCGTCTCGGTCTACTTCAACGACGTCTTCGAGAAGTACGCCGACCTCTTCGCCGAGCTCGGCGTCAACCCCAACAACGGTCTCGGCGACCTCTACGCCAAGATAGCGGCGCTGCCCGAAGACAAGAGGGCCGAGATAGAGGCCGACATCAAGGCGTGTCTCGAGAAGGGGCCCGACATCGCCATGGTCAACTCCGACAAGGGCATCACCAACCTCCACGTGCCGAGCGACGTTATCATAGACGCCTCCATGCCGCCCATGATCCGTGACGGCGGCAAGATGTGGGGGCCCGACGGCCGGCTCCACGACGCCAAGGCCGTCAT is a window from the Deltaproteobacteria bacterium genome containing:
- the aroA gene encoding 3-phosphoshikimate 1-carboxyvinyltransferase — its product is MTKGAGTNSGAVTVTAAGPLRGEVSVPGDKSISHRAVLLGSIATGETVVENFLEGRDNMSTLRAFEAMGVRFRREGGGRLTVGGVGLRGLAEPGDVIDAGNSGTTARLLTGLLAGQHFFSVITGDASLRRRPMGRVVTPLRSMGAAIEGRRGGELLPLAVSGRPLRGMEYAAPVASAQLKSSLLLAGLTAEGVTAVTEPMKSRDHTERFLARFGADIEVDGLTVRVRGGRELTGCEVTVPGDISSAAFLLVAALITPGSDLLVRNVGVNPTRTGILDILGKMGARIETSELRDEGFEPSASIRARTSKLHGAAIGGAELLPAIDEFPVICVAAALAEGVTVISGASELRVKESDRIAVMASALSSLGVKVEERSDGLVIEGVGSGRGALGHARIDSRGDHRVAMAMAVAGLASPGGVTIDDADCADVSFPGFFDLLEEIGG
- a CDS encoding (d)CMP kinase, coding for MCGRGPGRGGDRHKRRFRASREGERQDSRHGLGALLPRRKGGRAQRRTGDRGRGLRARRPRTRPHRQPRRPPRGHGHGRRRSGKPRRRDNRRRGLRRRILPGLLRPARRDWGLTDVTGKKRPVIAVDGPSGVGKSTTSSLLARRLGLDYVDTGAMYRAVAVAAADAAVDIDDDAALEAFCEGLDITYDGRSGKTFVNGEDFSSRIREHHVGELASKTSARAPVRRMLTALFRRIASGGGVVMEGRDIGTVVLPHADFKFFLTADPAERARRRHAEMAGKDAAPDLDSVRAAIMERDARDASRADAPLLKADDAVLLDTTAIDAEAVVAKMIEVIEKGRPSWR
- a CDS encoding 4-hydroxy-3-methylbut-2-enyl diphosphate reductase, coding for MEIIVARASGFCFGVKRAINLAEKRSALGDGEIYTLGPIIHNPQVVKRMEEMGVRVKSSVGEIEGGTVIIRSHGVTYEDLKAASSKGLEVLDATCPFVKKAQALVSSLSGEGYFVVIVGEKEHPEVKGLVSYGGGDIMVAGSAGDLDGMARKKKIGIVAQTTVPHTKLVEVTGRCLALAQEIKVYNTICDATSVRQRESIEIAREVDCMFVVGGRNSANTRRLAEVCRSIRPSTHHIEVASEIEPRWIEGAGKVGVTAGASTPQWIIREVVDRIASIGAGGR
- a CDS encoding 30S ribosomal protein S1, whose amino-acid sequence is MMVDEEKSQGEGLETNFAKLFESSVQEIKVGDVVTGRVIQILDDTVMVDIGSKSEGRVRLDEFKGPDGKPTIKEGDEIKVLLLKWEDENGFAVLSKTKADQLKVWDEIVERFDKGENIEGVISQKIKGGFYVDIDGVTAFLPNSQVDLKPVRNPDDYIGKRFEFRILKYSRRKNNVIVSRRKILEEERERLRAETLSKLEEGMIMKGVVKNITDYGAFVDLGGIDGLIHLTDMSWGKITHPSNILSVGDEVNVKVLKFNREDEKISLGLKQTMPDPWLTVDEKYSVGDRVEGRVVNITDYGAFVELEEGLEGLVHISEMSWTKIRHPSQKLKPGDRVEVMILNIDAANRRISLGLKQVEPNPWDEIVRKYPKGSIVRGVVKNITDFGVFVGVEEGIDGLIHISDLSWKKVKHPSELFTKGQEVEAMVLNIDRDAERFSLSTKAVEANPWEGVEERYRPGMIVEGVVTGLADFGAFVEIEDGLEGLVHVSELNRGRQQCGDIKVGDHVAVEVLNVAPLDRKIALSIRDVLVEPEQEQAEAETEAAGEEDAES
- the sppA gene encoding signal peptide peptidase SppA, giving the protein MRKPGFVKNLLAAVGAAFVALLVLSVLVAVVTGGEGGFGDKVAVVTIEGLIADSTETTRLLGELARRDDVKAVVLRINSPGGGVGPSQEIHREVQKLKQKKKVVASMGALAASGGYYIASAAHMIVANPGTITGSIGVIIEFVNARELLARIGLKGVVIKSGPFKDAGSPVREMTDEEKRLLQAVVDDVHSQFVDAVAEGRGLERAEVEKLADGRIFSGLQAKALGLVDRLGNLSDAVRLGSELAGISGEPSVIYPDRRLGGLWRALLGDGASALARYLGFGGGGLRILYLMGRHNSFGVG
- a CDS encoding integration host factor subunit beta gives rise to the protein MTKSELIEAVSSKVENFSRKDIEVIVDTLFGSMTESLAKGEKIEIRGFGSFKVKERDGRVGRNPKSGESIYIESKRVPFFKAGKELKERVNR
- a CDS encoding HIT domain-containing protein; its protein translation is MKQLWAPWRLQYIAEADRQPPRCIFCDAASAGPPGSDGLVLRREALATVMLNKYPYSNGHILIAPASHKAAVEDLDGDESASLFSLVQRSVSVLKEAFSPDGFNIGMNLGNAAGAGIEDHLHVHVVPRWGGDTNFMPVLADTRVIPQHLEETARLLRPRFGD
- a CDS encoding NADP-dependent isocitrate dehydrogenase; translated protein: MSEKIIYTAVDEAPMLATHSLLPIIRAYAAKAGIEVETKDISLAGRILANFPECLTEEQRVPDDLALLGELVKKPEANIIKLPNISASVPQLKAAIKELQSQGYNVPDYPEEPRDDKEREIKARYGKVLGSAVNPVLREGNSDRRAAKAVKDYARKNPHRMAPWSPDSKAHVAHMSGGDFFGGEKSTTVPEATEFRIEFVSDDGGTTELRKSAPLLAGEVIDASVMSRKALRDFLAEQIEDARQRDVLFSIHLKATMMKVSDPIIFGHAVSVYFNDVFEKYADLFAELGVNPNNGLGDLYAKIAALPEDKRAEIEADIKACLEKGPDIAMVNSDKGITNLHVPSDVIIDASMPPMIRDGGKMWGPDGRLHDAKAVIPDRSYAGIYQAVIDDCKKNGAFDPATMGSVPNVGLMAQKAEEYGSHDKTFQAPGSGVIRAVDPSGKVLLEQRVEEGDIFRMCQTKDAPIRDWVKLAVTRARATGAPAVFWLNEQRAHDRQLIAKVERYLEDHDTEGLDIRIMAPVDAMRFSLERIREGKDTISVTGNVLRDYLTDLFPILELGTSAKMLSIVPLMNGGGLFETGAGGSAPKHVQQFLQEGYLRWDSLGEYLALAESLHHLARSFDNKKAEVLASALDKANGLILENNRTPARKLGELDNRGSHFYLALYWAQALADQSDDPELRECFAEVARKLSDNERKILDELVGAQRKPQDIGGYYHPDPEKTSKAMRPSDTLNAIIDSI